From one Streptomyces sp. R41 genomic stretch:
- a CDS encoding helicase-related protein, giving the protein MTQVAGPHSEHYRVRDEELLVGLRRELLGPAENAEPDDRGEVLSQDAPIDRYLTGVLYPRAADKAAKERKDEDAAEQEGVDAAPLLAREDVEESGTAQEVGAAGDRRPSSLGLTFAVRPTISSSIVVSARAAVYEPTDADGRPVPARRAEARTTADQREQWRRKELALPDQHIDVTQPSPKEPIELASEAALHINVRRPDPITGTVTVTVTLINTQKVGEKDLQDASSLFQCGLTVRAIDGSSVFVERPAPAAAHDPEIATSRLLHRHAPTFAVGHGCAAEWDWTPQPIGMTEAVTPAVPEVRSQFVPTVEVLLTDSNPEIDSSTLSMLGLAEQSDTEVLAALEGLATGYEHWIDRKSAEADALTGIVHEKPARDQVIACREALDRIREGIELLRTKPDLMRAFRLANRAMADQRARSKWVKDGRVGAPAPAAGRWRPFQIAFLLLCLAGIDDRAHDDRQVSDLLWFPTGGGKTEAYLGLIALTSFLRRIRKGADGGGVTILMRYTLRLLTLQQFERAAILLCAMERMRRRTPELGHEEFSVGMWVGRSATPNTLTVAGLKLDELRRNLAKRLATENPVQLHACPWCGTRLDARNYEVDEDAKRMHVRCPGAGCDFADGLPVHLIDEAVYDARPTLVIATVDKFASMPWRPATSALFNRDDDPEDGTPPPELIVQDELHLISGPLGTLTGLYETAVDALAGQPKVIASTATIRRAADQGRHLFARKVRQFPPAGLDARDSWFAVETPREEKASRRYVGLLAPGTSQSTLLIRTYATLLHRAKQAKTDDEVRDAYWSLVGYFNSLRLLSAAELQVHDDVVAYLELLAEREGVEVRSVANYSELTSRIDASEIPTRLKGIEKRLPDEDTVDVLLATNMIAVGVDVDRLGLMAVMGQPQTTAEYIQATSRVGRAYPGLVAVMLNSTRSRDRSHYESFQHFHSALYREVESTSVTPFSARARERGLHAVIVALARIMIPAARPNEGASQVESYEHVLRDRIKSILLQRVEAVTPEESDAVSQAFDEFVEWWCKEADIHSGLLFEPQRGHRAPSLLKAYDDESEDADAWSTLWSLRDVDAESALFMEGTR; this is encoded by the coding sequence ATGACGCAGGTGGCAGGCCCACACTCCGAGCACTACCGGGTCCGGGACGAGGAACTCCTGGTGGGGCTCCGCCGTGAACTCCTGGGCCCCGCCGAGAACGCCGAGCCGGACGATCGCGGCGAGGTCCTCTCCCAGGACGCGCCGATCGACCGCTACCTGACCGGCGTGCTGTATCCGCGTGCCGCGGACAAGGCCGCGAAGGAACGGAAGGACGAGGACGCGGCCGAGCAGGAAGGCGTGGACGCCGCCCCTCTGCTCGCCCGGGAAGACGTCGAGGAGTCCGGCACCGCGCAGGAGGTCGGCGCCGCCGGGGACAGACGTCCTTCCTCGTTGGGTCTCACCTTCGCCGTCCGCCCGACCATAAGCAGTTCGATCGTGGTCTCTGCCCGCGCGGCCGTCTACGAACCCACCGACGCCGACGGCAGGCCAGTCCCGGCCCGCCGCGCCGAGGCCCGTACCACCGCCGACCAGCGGGAGCAGTGGCGGCGCAAGGAACTCGCGCTCCCGGACCAGCACATCGACGTGACCCAGCCGTCTCCGAAGGAACCGATCGAGCTCGCCTCGGAAGCAGCGTTGCACATCAACGTCCGGCGTCCCGATCCGATCACCGGCACTGTCACGGTCACGGTCACGCTGATCAACACCCAGAAGGTAGGCGAAAAGGATCTCCAGGACGCCTCCTCCCTGTTCCAGTGCGGTCTGACGGTCCGGGCCATCGACGGCTCCTCTGTGTTCGTCGAGCGTCCCGCCCCCGCCGCAGCCCACGACCCGGAGATCGCCACGAGTCGGTTGCTGCACCGCCACGCCCCGACCTTCGCGGTCGGCCACGGCTGCGCTGCCGAATGGGACTGGACTCCGCAGCCGATCGGTATGACCGAAGCCGTCACGCCCGCCGTCCCGGAGGTGCGGAGCCAGTTCGTGCCCACCGTGGAGGTGCTGCTCACCGACTCCAATCCAGAGATCGACAGCTCGACGCTGTCCATGCTGGGGCTGGCCGAGCAGTCCGATACCGAGGTCCTGGCCGCTCTGGAAGGGCTGGCCACGGGGTACGAACACTGGATCGACCGTAAGTCGGCCGAGGCGGACGCTCTGACGGGCATCGTCCACGAGAAGCCCGCACGGGACCAGGTGATCGCCTGCCGCGAGGCACTCGACCGTATCCGTGAAGGCATCGAGCTGCTGCGGACCAAGCCCGACCTCATGCGCGCTTTCCGCCTCGCGAATCGCGCCATGGCGGACCAGCGCGCTCGCAGCAAGTGGGTGAAGGACGGACGCGTCGGCGCCCCCGCCCCGGCCGCCGGCCGCTGGCGCCCCTTCCAGATCGCGTTCCTGCTGCTCTGTCTGGCCGGCATCGACGACCGTGCGCACGACGATCGGCAGGTGTCCGACCTGCTGTGGTTCCCCACCGGTGGTGGAAAGACGGAGGCCTACCTCGGGTTGATCGCCCTCACGTCGTTCCTGCGTCGCATCCGCAAGGGTGCGGACGGCGGCGGTGTCACCATCCTCATGCGGTACACGCTGCGGCTGCTCACCCTCCAGCAGTTCGAGCGCGCGGCGATCCTGCTCTGCGCCATGGAGCGCATGCGACGCCGGACGCCCGAGTTGGGCCATGAGGAGTTCTCCGTCGGCATGTGGGTGGGACGCTCGGCCACCCCCAACACGCTTACCGTGGCGGGTCTGAAGCTCGACGAACTGCGGAGGAACCTCGCCAAGCGCCTCGCCACGGAGAATCCCGTCCAGTTGCACGCCTGCCCCTGGTGCGGGACACGCCTCGACGCACGGAACTACGAAGTCGACGAAGACGCCAAGCGGATGCACGTCCGCTGCCCCGGCGCGGGTTGCGACTTCGCCGACGGCCTGCCCGTCCACCTGATCGACGAGGCGGTGTATGACGCGCGACCGACCCTGGTGATCGCCACCGTCGACAAGTTCGCGTCGATGCCATGGCGTCCCGCGACCTCCGCGCTTTTCAACCGCGACGACGACCCGGAGGACGGCACCCCTCCCCCGGAACTGATCGTCCAGGACGAACTGCATCTGATCTCAGGCCCGTTGGGAACCCTCACCGGCCTGTACGAAACCGCCGTGGACGCCCTCGCCGGCCAGCCCAAAGTGATCGCCTCCACAGCAACCATCCGTCGCGCCGCCGACCAGGGACGCCACCTCTTCGCCCGCAAAGTACGGCAGTTCCCGCCCGCCGGCCTGGATGCCCGCGACTCGTGGTTCGCCGTGGAGACGCCACGCGAGGAGAAGGCGAGCCGACGCTACGTCGGCCTCCTGGCCCCCGGCACCAGCCAGTCGACCCTGCTGATCCGTACGTACGCCACGCTGCTGCACCGGGCCAAGCAGGCGAAGACCGATGACGAGGTGCGCGACGCGTACTGGAGTCTCGTCGGCTACTTCAACAGCCTCCGGCTGCTGTCCGCGGCCGAACTCCAGGTCCATGACGACGTGGTGGCCTATCTGGAGCTGCTTGCCGAGCGCGAGGGGGTGGAGGTCCGCTCGGTCGCCAACTACTCGGAGCTGACGAGCCGTATCGACGCCAGCGAGATCCCCACCCGCCTCAAGGGCATCGAGAAGCGGCTGCCCGACGAGGACACCGTGGACGTCCTCCTGGCCACCAACATGATCGCGGTCGGCGTGGACGTGGACCGCCTCGGTCTCATGGCCGTGATGGGCCAGCCACAGACGACCGCCGAGTACATCCAGGCGACCAGCCGCGTCGGCCGTGCGTACCCCGGCCTCGTCGCCGTCATGCTCAACTCGACCCGGTCCCGGGACCGTTCTCACTACGAGAGCTTTCAGCATTTCCACTCGGCCCTGTACCGCGAGGTCGAGTCCACCTCGGTCACCCCGTTCTCCGCCCGTGCCCGTGAACGGGGCCTGCACGCGGTGATCGTCGCCCTCGCCCGCATCATGATTCCCGCCGCCCGACCCAACGAGGGCGCCAGCCAGGTCGAGTCCTATGAACACGTGCTCCGGGACCGCATCAAGTCGATCCTTCTGCAACGCGTCGAGGCGGTCACCCCGGAGGAGAGCGACGCCGTTTCCCAGGCCTTCGACGAGTTCGTCGAGTGGTGGTGCAAGGAAGCCGACATCCACAGCGGCCTGTTGTTCGAACCTCAGAGGGGCCATCGTGCTCCTTCGCTCCTGAAGGCGTACGACGACGAGTCCGAGGACGCAGATGCGTGGTCCACGTTGTGGAGCCTGCGCGATGTCGACGCCGAGTCCGCCCTGTTCATGGAGGGAACCCGATGA
- a CDS encoding DEAD/DEAH box helicase — MPPSPSSVVQTVLEQSSRVLQTYAVDPGLVAEHANGERRITQGGYGDRQLFELVQNAADEIADDPGGRVYIILTDTHLYCANEGNPVTPEGAETILRMSMSKKRGGQIGRFGVGVKSVLVVTDAPEFFSSTGSFGFDRAWSYEQIKAVPGVPARYGPDFDAPVLRMARPLDVQAERAADHVLNELLDWATTVVRLPLLPRADDRLGRDMHGGRAKDRGEPREEFPVGFQLFSPHVAKVVLEDRRPRPMARRTLTTRQTGDLHTVVEERTGKAVTTDRWRVFSTTHEPGPSARADAGELHDRLLLDLAWGVPALDKDPESGLYVSPRSRGRGKFWSFFPTKYEMSLSGILNGAWKTNEDRQNLLDSSPFNQEMIRVSAKLVVDSLPALAPAEDPAAYLPLLPGRVKEAISWADEFLTREVWDRTADCPSLPDQDGVLRVPTELRIHPRLDRDLRKLSGWLRMWNECPGRPSNWLHPSAEADALRSGKVEHIIGAAGHERTGVREWLEALVESGAPEASAVAVRILAEMIEANSPYAEEARTARIVLTEEHGLVAPVHGKVFRRTDQGGLREALVYVVDKLAEDPSLAHALNILGIREADVEGRFVSVLDQGFDHYSDSDWERFWELFRQAGVRRLAHKVLERVPTARSTLRVRTTDGRFRPVENCMLPGAVVDATRDPSIAVDMAFHSDDTPFFPQVGLRERPSGGVQPRADEAWFEEYRAAVHAAYLRSLDSRAPRPTLNRMKVEGAAIGGPLHLFRALSEESRAAFLKVLPDDAVVDNWTRQIGAQTSTRQAVISPIRWMLRKFGTVATSQGIKPLKEAVGPQLAGYRDVLPVADISPEKARRLRLPTTVDEVPADRWDALLDEVTRSEDDSFVGATYVMLTRFGADFPEGSLTRCRIGEVWGTRPDDEITTAVGAAQYRALRAEQLPALLVPTAEDAELMIEKWGMLRYADVISRETREVPEGDPVPLVELFPALRQRLNSGHRNSMVQRCSELEEVTRTPNGTHASPLDAVRQDGTVKVRVPLEPEPMLRLIDRELGLGLGAAGCRAVLEHQDRMARDSELKAAQKAVREAEDVVAKIELLIGADALRTGLPEGLMEAELQETDGVEPSGRRIAQMAFNAHGDGVLQQHARDIQARFPNAPVAYGGSSAAIAFVSELKLPVSFAGSRTPSPPAFETVEGPRDFPSLHEYQEDLVRNISTMLDRLAPQRGMLSLPTGAGKTRVTAEAVIRWVKRIGDLKGPLLWIAQTEELCEQAVQSWKFVWNKVGAERPLTISRLWSTNEVGNVVDHPHLVVATDAKLERCLGTDQYAWLRQAALVIVDEAHTAISKRYTEILSQLGLTQYETGRHLLGLTATPFRNRNEEETRRLAGRFGNRRLDEGVFPSGDPYHDLQDWGMLAQVEHRTLEGGRIELTRDEKTHADRMAMLSRSAEQRLADDHARSRRIVDSVAELPDDWPTLLFATSVDHAKYLAAMLNDRGVRSAAVDSTTSAQDRRTRIENFRSGRIRVLTNYGVLTQGFDAPATRAVVVARPVYSTNVYQQMIGRGLRGPRNGGKDSCLILNISDNITNFDTDLAFTEFEHLWSRK; from the coding sequence GTGCCGCCTTCGCCCTCTTCCGTAGTCCAAACCGTTCTCGAACAGTCCTCACGTGTCCTGCAGACTTACGCAGTGGACCCTGGTCTCGTGGCCGAGCACGCCAATGGTGAGCGCCGGATCACCCAGGGCGGATATGGCGACCGTCAGCTCTTCGAGCTCGTCCAGAACGCGGCAGACGAAATAGCCGACGATCCGGGTGGACGAGTTTACATCATCCTCACGGACACCCATTTGTACTGCGCGAACGAGGGTAATCCCGTCACCCCGGAGGGCGCGGAGACAATTCTTCGAATGAGTATGTCGAAGAAGCGTGGAGGGCAGATCGGACGCTTCGGAGTAGGCGTCAAGTCGGTCCTCGTGGTAACCGACGCACCTGAATTCTTCAGCAGCACGGGAAGTTTCGGATTCGACCGTGCCTGGTCGTACGAGCAGATCAAGGCCGTACCTGGCGTGCCAGCGCGCTACGGCCCGGACTTCGACGCCCCCGTGCTGCGGATGGCCCGACCTCTCGACGTGCAGGCCGAGCGTGCTGCCGATCATGTCCTCAACGAGCTGCTTGACTGGGCCACCACCGTCGTTCGACTGCCTCTGCTCCCCAGGGCCGACGACCGGCTGGGCAGGGACATGCACGGCGGTCGCGCCAAGGACCGCGGTGAGCCTCGCGAGGAATTCCCGGTGGGCTTCCAGCTCTTCTCCCCGCACGTCGCGAAGGTGGTGCTGGAGGACCGCCGGCCTCGGCCCATGGCCCGACGTACGCTGACCACCCGACAGACCGGCGACCTGCACACCGTGGTCGAGGAGCGGACCGGGAAGGCCGTCACCACCGACCGGTGGCGCGTGTTCAGCACCACCCACGAGCCCGGTCCGAGTGCTCGGGCGGATGCCGGAGAGCTGCACGACCGGCTTCTGCTCGACCTCGCCTGGGGTGTCCCGGCCCTGGACAAGGATCCGGAGAGCGGCCTGTACGTCAGCCCGCGGTCACGCGGACGCGGAAAATTCTGGTCCTTCTTCCCGACCAAGTACGAAATGTCGCTGAGCGGCATTCTCAACGGAGCCTGGAAGACCAACGAGGACAGGCAGAACCTGCTGGACTCCTCCCCCTTCAACCAAGAGATGATCAGGGTGTCGGCGAAGCTGGTCGTCGACTCCCTCCCCGCCCTGGCACCGGCCGAGGACCCGGCCGCCTACCTCCCCCTGCTGCCCGGCCGCGTCAAGGAAGCGATCAGCTGGGCCGACGAGTTCCTGACCCGGGAGGTCTGGGACCGCACCGCGGACTGCCCCTCCCTGCCCGACCAGGACGGCGTCCTGCGCGTCCCTACCGAACTGCGGATCCACCCGCGGCTCGACAGGGACCTGAGGAAGCTGTCCGGTTGGCTGCGGATGTGGAACGAGTGCCCCGGGCGCCCCTCGAACTGGCTGCACCCGAGCGCGGAGGCGGACGCCCTCCGTTCCGGCAAGGTCGAGCACATCATCGGCGCGGCCGGACACGAACGGACCGGCGTCCGTGAGTGGCTGGAAGCCTTGGTCGAGAGCGGGGCACCCGAAGCATCAGCAGTGGCCGTTCGAATCCTCGCGGAGATGATCGAGGCCAACTCCCCCTATGCCGAGGAGGCCCGCACGGCCCGCATCGTACTCACCGAGGAGCACGGACTTGTCGCCCCCGTGCACGGCAAGGTGTTCCGCCGTACCGACCAGGGCGGACTGCGCGAGGCCTTGGTGTACGTGGTCGACAAGCTGGCCGAGGATCCGTCGCTGGCTCACGCACTCAACATCCTGGGCATTCGCGAGGCCGATGTCGAGGGCCGGTTCGTCAGCGTCCTCGACCAGGGCTTCGATCACTACAGCGACTCGGACTGGGAGCGGTTCTGGGAGCTGTTCCGTCAGGCGGGGGTGCGTCGTCTGGCCCACAAAGTCCTGGAGCGGGTGCCCACTGCGCGCTCGACGCTCCGGGTGCGGACCACCGACGGCCGGTTCCGGCCGGTCGAGAACTGCATGCTGCCGGGTGCGGTCGTCGACGCGACGCGCGATCCGAGCATCGCCGTCGACATGGCGTTCCACTCCGACGACACCCCGTTCTTCCCCCAGGTCGGTCTGCGGGAGCGGCCGTCCGGCGGGGTGCAGCCCCGGGCGGACGAGGCATGGTTCGAGGAGTATCGCGCGGCCGTCCACGCCGCCTACCTGCGCAGCCTGGACAGTCGCGCCCCGCGCCCCACGCTGAATCGTATGAAGGTCGAGGGCGCCGCGATCGGTGGCCCGCTCCACCTCTTCCGTGCCCTCTCCGAGGAATCGCGCGCCGCCTTCCTGAAGGTCCTGCCCGACGACGCCGTGGTGGACAACTGGACGCGTCAGATCGGCGCACAGACCAGCACTCGCCAGGCGGTGATCTCGCCGATCCGATGGATGCTGAGGAAGTTCGGCACGGTCGCCACCTCCCAGGGGATCAAGCCGCTGAAGGAGGCCGTCGGACCCCAGCTGGCCGGCTATCGCGACGTGCTGCCGGTGGCGGACATCTCCCCCGAGAAGGCGCGCCGGCTGCGGCTCCCGACCACCGTCGACGAGGTTCCCGCCGACCGTTGGGATGCGCTCCTCGACGAGGTCACCCGCAGCGAGGACGACTCCTTCGTCGGCGCGACCTACGTGATGCTGACCCGGTTCGGCGCGGACTTCCCCGAGGGCTCTCTGACCCGTTGCCGGATCGGCGAGGTCTGGGGCACCCGTCCCGACGACGAGATCACGACCGCCGTCGGAGCGGCTCAGTACCGGGCGCTCCGCGCCGAGCAGCTCCCCGCGCTCCTCGTACCGACCGCCGAGGATGCCGAACTGATGATCGAGAAGTGGGGGATGCTCCGCTACGCCGACGTGATCAGCCGGGAGACCCGTGAAGTACCGGAGGGTGACCCCGTGCCTCTGGTCGAGCTGTTCCCCGCTCTGCGGCAGCGCCTGAACAGCGGGCATCGGAACAGCATGGTGCAACGGTGCAGCGAACTGGAGGAGGTCACCCGTACGCCGAACGGCACGCACGCCTCCCCCTTGGACGCCGTACGCCAGGACGGCACCGTCAAGGTCCGCGTGCCTCTCGAGCCCGAGCCGATGCTGCGTCTCATCGACCGCGAACTCGGCCTCGGCCTCGGCGCCGCCGGTTGCCGCGCGGTGCTGGAGCACCAGGACCGCATGGCTCGCGACAGCGAGCTGAAGGCGGCGCAGAAGGCGGTGCGCGAGGCCGAGGACGTGGTGGCCAAGATCGAGTTGCTGATCGGTGCGGACGCCCTCCGGACCGGCCTCCCCGAGGGATTGATGGAGGCCGAGCTGCAGGAGACCGACGGCGTGGAGCCGTCCGGGCGCCGGATCGCGCAGATGGCGTTCAACGCGCACGGTGACGGAGTGCTCCAGCAGCATGCGCGGGACATCCAGGCGCGCTTCCCCAACGCTCCGGTCGCATACGGGGGTTCGTCGGCAGCCATCGCGTTCGTCTCGGAACTGAAGCTGCCTGTCTCGTTCGCCGGTTCGAGGACTCCGTCCCCGCCCGCGTTCGAGACCGTAGAGGGTCCTCGAGACTTCCCGAGCCTCCATGAGTACCAGGAGGATCTGGTACGGAACATCTCCACGATGCTTGACCGACTGGCCCCGCAGCGCGGCATGCTGTCCCTGCCGACCGGCGCCGGCAAGACCCGGGTCACCGCCGAGGCCGTGATCCGTTGGGTGAAGCGGATCGGCGACCTCAAGGGCCCGCTGCTGTGGATCGCGCAGACCGAGGAGTTGTGCGAACAGGCTGTCCAGAGCTGGAAATTCGTCTGGAACAAGGTGGGTGCCGAGCGCCCGCTCACCATCAGCCGCCTGTGGAGCACCAACGAGGTCGGGAACGTCGTCGACCACCCGCACCTGGTGGTCGCCACCGACGCCAAGCTGGAACGGTGCCTGGGCACCGACCAGTACGCCTGGTTGCGCCAGGCCGCGCTGGTGATCGTCGACGAGGCGCACACCGCCATCTCCAAGCGGTACACCGAGATCCTGAGCCAGTTGGGACTCACCCAGTACGAGACCGGACGGCATCTCCTCGGCCTGACCGCCACCCCGTTCCGTAACCGCAACGAGGAGGAGACCCGCCGTCTGGCCGGCCGCTTCGGCAATCGACGACTCGACGAAGGGGTCTTCCCGTCGGGCGATCCGTACCACGACCTCCAGGACTGGGGGATGCTCGCCCAGGTCGAGCACCGCACCCTTGAGGGCGGCCGTATCGAACTCACCCGGGACGAGAAGACGCACGCCGATCGCATGGCCATGCTCTCCCGCTCCGCCGAACAGCGGCTCGCCGACGACCACGCGCGCAGTCGACGCATCGTCGACTCGGTGGCCGAACTGCCCGACGACTGGCCGACGTTGCTCTTCGCCACCTCCGTCGACCACGCCAAGTACCTGGCTGCCATGCTCAACGACCGGGGTGTCCGGTCCGCCGCCGTGGACTCGACGACCAGTGCGCAGGACCGTCGTACTCGCATCGAGAACTTCCGAAGCGGACGTATCCGGGTCCTCACCAACTACGGTGTGCTCACCCAGGGCTTCGACGCGCCGGCCACTCGTGCCGTGGTCGTGGCCCGGCCGGTCTACAGCACCAACGTGTACCAGCAGATGATCGGTCGCGGCCTGCGCGGACCACGGAACGGCGGCAAGGACAGCTGCCTGATCCTCAACATCAGTGACAACATCACCAACTTCGACACCGACCTCGCCTTCACTGAGTTCGAACACCTCTGGAGCCGGAAGTGA
- a CDS encoding UvrD-helicase domain-containing protein has translation MTDVYQDSPPLTDEQLAVVEQPWEARVLVTAGAGAGKTHTLVRRLDALCGNEDPEQALEAAEILMLTFSRAAARELRERISRHGERAHRVRARTFDAWAYEVLLHAYPDGEWGAVGFDERIAAATRAIEKGALEAGDAVPPAHVVIDEVQDLLGGRRELVETLLDRYQDSCGFTVVGDAAQSVYGFQIADLGERADETGRFFDWLRCSYPDDLVELRLTQNFRATTAEARIALTHGPLLQQVTDPDEAGKLYDELRDLLLDPANGMGNLDDEFTMDSLRDLSDTCAVLTRDNQQALVISGLLHAHGIDHRLRRPLEERPVPYWMAELLRRTEATGLTEDRFRTLLSEIPLPYEPNATALWTVLRRVARGAGRGVLDLDRLRRAVADGRFPDEAADPETSHIVLSTVHRAKGLEFDRVIVLTPPTLAELHKWYQDELDLPAEARALYVAMTRARQDLYHAAPPQLPHFKRAGSQRHGRRYLGSWRSYDRYGIVADAGDVCRDNPPGHQTDAVATQAYLLEQVRPGQEVLLRKRHDLPMSEVESPPYALMHDGKEIGEASQRFREDLFQVQKVNRNWDPWWPDEIHDLRIDTVETVTGSTAAGTNAGLGERGVWIAPRITGIGRFRRADDYEEQRA, from the coding sequence GTGACCGACGTCTACCAGGACAGCCCTCCGCTCACCGACGAGCAACTGGCCGTGGTCGAGCAGCCTTGGGAAGCGCGCGTCCTGGTCACCGCGGGCGCCGGGGCGGGAAAGACTCACACCCTGGTGCGCCGGCTCGACGCGCTGTGCGGCAACGAGGACCCCGAACAGGCGCTGGAGGCGGCCGAGATCCTGATGCTCACCTTCTCCCGGGCCGCAGCCAGGGAGCTGCGCGAACGGATCTCCCGGCACGGGGAACGAGCCCATCGTGTGCGCGCCCGTACCTTCGATGCGTGGGCGTACGAGGTGCTACTCCACGCGTATCCGGACGGCGAGTGGGGAGCGGTCGGCTTCGACGAGCGGATCGCCGCCGCGACCCGTGCGATCGAAAAGGGCGCGCTGGAGGCCGGCGATGCGGTCCCGCCAGCCCATGTCGTGATCGACGAGGTGCAGGACTTGCTGGGCGGGCGCCGTGAGCTGGTGGAGACGCTTCTCGACCGGTACCAGGACAGCTGCGGTTTCACCGTCGTCGGCGACGCCGCCCAGTCCGTGTACGGCTTCCAGATCGCGGACCTGGGCGAACGCGCCGACGAGACCGGCCGGTTCTTCGACTGGCTGCGCTGCTCCTACCCCGACGACCTGGTGGAGCTGCGTCTCACCCAGAACTTCCGGGCCACCACCGCCGAGGCCCGGATCGCACTGACGCACGGCCCCCTTCTCCAGCAGGTCACCGACCCGGACGAGGCCGGGAAGCTCTACGACGAACTGCGTGACCTCCTTTTGGATCCGGCGAACGGCATGGGCAACCTCGACGACGAGTTCACCATGGACAGTCTGCGGGACCTCTCCGACACCTGCGCCGTCCTCACCCGTGACAACCAACAGGCCCTCGTGATCTCCGGCCTGCTGCACGCGCACGGCATCGACCACCGGCTGCGGCGCCCGCTGGAGGAGCGTCCGGTGCCGTACTGGATGGCCGAGTTGCTGCGTCGCACGGAGGCGACCGGCCTCACCGAGGATCGGTTCCGCACCCTCCTCTCGGAGATCCCTCTCCCGTACGAACCGAACGCCACCGCCCTGTGGACGGTGCTGCGTCGGGTCGCGCGTGGAGCGGGCCGCGGGGTGCTCGATCTGGACCGGCTGCGCCGTGCCGTCGCCGACGGCAGGTTCCCCGATGAAGCGGCCGACCCGGAGACCTCCCACATCGTCCTCTCGACGGTGCATCGGGCCAAGGGCCTGGAGTTCGACCGGGTGATCGTCCTGACGCCACCGACCCTCGCCGAGCTCCACAAGTGGTACCAGGACGAGTTGGACCTTCCCGCCGAAGCCCGCGCCCTGTACGTGGCGATGACGCGCGCCCGCCAGGACCTGTATCACGCGGCGCCTCCCCAACTGCCGCACTTCAAGCGGGCGGGGAGTCAGCGCCACGGCCGTCGCTATCTCGGGTCGTGGCGGTCGTACGACAGGTACGGGATCGTCGCCGATGCGGGCGACGTGTGCCGGGACAACCCACCCGGCCATCAGACCGACGCTGTCGCCACCCAGGCGTATCTCCTGGAACAGGTGCGTCCCGGCCAGGAGGTGCTGCTGCGCAAGCGCCACGACCTGCCGATGAGCGAGGTCGAGAGCCCGCCGTACGCCCTGATGCACGACGGAAAGGAGATCGGGGAGGCCTCGCAGCGGTTCCGCGAGGATCTTTTCCAGGTACAGAAGGTGAACCGCAACTGGGACCCTTGGTGGCCCGACGAGATCCACGACCTGCGGATCGACACCGTGGAGACCGTGACCGGCAGCACCGCCGCCGGCACGAACGCCGGACTCGGTGAACGAGGCGTGTGGATCGCGCCGCGGATCACCGGCATCGGTCGGTTCCGGAGAGCCGACGACTACGAGGAGCAGCGCGCATGA